The nucleotide sequence GTGAAGGTCTACGAGGCCATCGTCAAGGGCGAGAACATCCCTGAGCCCGGCATCCCCGAGTCCTTCAAGGTGCTCATCAAGGAGATGCAGTCCCTGTGCCTCAACGTGGAGGTGCTGTCCTCGGACGGCATGTCCATCGAGATGCGCGACACCGACGAGGACGTCTTCCGCGCAGCGGAGGAGCTCGGCATCGACCTGTCCCGGCGCGAGCCGAGCAGCGTCGAAGAGGTCTGACGGGAGTTCGGTCGGGGGCTCGGCGTTTCACCGCTGAGTCCCCGGCCGGCCCCAGGACCCCCGTATCAGACCCCAAGCCTTACAACCCTGAGAGGGATTGACGCATAGTGCTCGACGTCAACTTCTTCGACGAGCTCCGGATCGGTCTGGCCACCGCTGACGACATCCGTCAGTGGAGCCACGGCGAGGTCAAGAAGCCGGAGACCATCAACTACCGCACGCTCAAGCCCGAGAAGGACGGACTCTTCTGCGAGAAGATCTTCGGTCCGACCCGGGACTGGGAGTGCTACTGCGGCAAGTACAAGCGTGTCCGCTTCAAGGGCATCATCTGTGAGCGGTGTGGCGTCGAGGTCACCCGCGCGAAGGTGCGCCGTGAGCGGATGGGCCACATCGAGCTCGCCGCTCCCGTCACCCACATCTGGTACTTCAAGGGCGTTCCGTCGCGCCTCGGCTACCTGCTCGACCTCGCCCCGAAGGACCTGGAGAAGGTCATCTACTTCGCGGCGTACATGATCACGTACGTCGACGACGAGCGTCGTACGCGTGACCTGCCCTCGCTGGAGGCGCACGTCTCCGTCGAGCGCCAGCAGATCGAGAACCGTCGCGACTCCGACCTGGAGGCCCGCGCCAAGAAGCTCGAGAACGACCTCGGCGAGCTGGAGGCCGAGGGCGCCAAGGCCGACGTGCGCCGCAAGGTGCGCGAGGGTGCCGAGCGCGAGATGAAGCAGCTGCGCGACCGCGCGCAGCGCGAGATCGACCGTCTGGACGAGGTCTGGTCGCGCTTCAAGAACCTCAAGGTCCAGGACCTGGAGGGCGACGAGCTCCTCTACCGCGAGCTGCGTGACCGCTTCGGCACGTACTTCGACGGTTCGATGGGTGCCGCGGCGCTGCAGAAGCGCCTGGAGTCCTTCGACCTGGAGGAGGAGGCCGAGCGCCTCCGCGAGATCATCCGCACCGGCAAGGGCCAGAAGAAGACCCGTGCGCTCAAGCGCCTCAAGGTCGTCTCCGCGTTCCTGCAGACCGCGAACAGCCCCAAGGGCATGGTTCTCGACTGCGTGCCGGTCATCCCGCCGGACCTGCGTCCGATGGTGCAGCTGGACGGTGGCCGCTTCGCGACCTCCGACCTGAACGACCTGTACCGCCGTGTGATCAACCGCAACAACCGTCTGAAGCGTCTGCTCGACCTCGGTGCCCCCGAGATCATCGTGAACAACGAGAAGCGGATGCTCCAGGAGGCGGTCGACGCCCTCTTCGACAACGGCCGCCGTGGTCGCCCGGTCACGGGCCCCGGCAACCGTCCGCTGAAGTCCCTCAGCGACATGCTGAAGGGTAAGCAGGGTCGTTTCCGTCAGAACCTGCTCGGCAAGCGTGTGGACTACTCCGCGCGTTCCGTCATCGTCGTCGGTCCGCAGCTGAAGCTGCACCAGTGCGGCCTGCCGAAGGCCATGGCGCTGGAGCTCTTCAAGCCGTTCGTGATGAAGCGCCTGGTCGACCTGAACCACGCGCAGAACATCAAGAGCGCCAAGCGGATGGTCGAGCGCGGCCGCACGGTCGTGTACGACGTCCTCGAAGAGGTCATCGCCGAGCACCCGGTTCTGCTGAACCGTGCGCCCACGCTGCACCGCCTCGGCATCCAGGCCTTCGAGCCGCAGCTGGTCGAGGGCAAGGCCATCCAGATCCACCCGCTCGTCTGCACCGCGTTCAACGCGGACTTCGACGGTGACCAGATGGCCGTGCACCTGCCGCTCTCCGCGGAGGCGCAGGCCGAGGCCCGCATCCTGATGCTGTCCTCGAACAACATCCTGAAGCCCGCCGACGGCCGTCCGGTCACGATGCCGACCCAGGACATGGTCCTCGGTCTGTTCTTCCTGACCACCGACGGTGAGCTCCGTGACACCAAGGGCGAGGGCCGCGCGTTCGGCTCCACGGCCGAGGCGATCATGGCGTTCGACGCCGGCGAGCTCGCGCTGCAGTCGCAGATCGACATCCGCTTCCCCGTCGGCACCGTCGCTCCCCGTGGCTGGGTTCCCCCGGTCACCGAGGAGGGCGAGCCGGAGTGGCAGCAGGGTGACTCGTTCCGCCTGCGGACGTCGCTGGGCCGCGCGCTCTTCAACGAGCTGCTGCCCGAGGACTACCCCTTCGTCGACTACTCCGTCGGCAAGAAGCAGCTCTCCGAGATCGTCAACGACCTCGCCGAGCGCTACCCCAAGGTCATCGTGGCGGCGACGCTCGACAACCTGAAGGCGGCGGGCTTCTACTGGGCGACCCGTTCCGGCGTCACCGTGGCCATCTCCGACGTCGTCGTGCCCGAGGCCAAGAAGGCCATCGTCAAGGGCTACGAGGAGCAGGACGAGAAGGTCCAGAAGCAGTACGAGCGCGGTCTCATCACGAAGGAAGAGCGCACTCAGGAGCTCATCGCGATCTGGACCAAGGCGACCAACGAGGTCGCCGAGGCGATGAACGCGAACTTCCCGAAGACGAACCCCATCTTCATGATGGTCGACTCGGGTGCCCGAGGAAACATGATGCAGATGCGTCAGATCGCGGGTATGCGTGGTCTGGTGTCGAACGCCAAGAACGAGACGATCCCGCGTCCCATCAAGGCGTCCTTCCGTGAGGGCCTCACCGTTCTGGAGTACTTCATCTCCACGCACGGTGCCCGTAAGGGTCTGGCTGACACCGCCCTGCGTACCGCCGACTCGGGTTACCTGACCCGTCGTCTGGTGGACGTCTCGCAGGACGTGATCATCCGCGAGGAGGACTGTGGCACCGAGCGCGGTCTGAAGCTGCGGATCGCCGAGCGCGGCGCCGACGGTGTGCTGCGCAAGACGGACGACGTCGAGACCTCCGTGTACGCGCGGATGCTCGCCGAGGACGTCGTCGTCGACGGCAAGGTCATCGCGCCGGCCAACGTCGACCTGGGTGACGTGCTCATCGACGCCCTCGTGGGCGCCGGTGTCGAGGAGGTCAAGACCCGCTCGGTCCTGACCTGTGAGTCCGCCGTCGGTACCTGTGCGTTCTGCTACGGCCGTTCGCTCGCCACCGGCAAGCTGGTCGACATCGGTGAGGCGGTCGGCATCATCGCCGCCCAGTCCATCGGTGAGCCCGGTACCCAGCTGACGATGCGTACCTTCCACACCGGTGGTGTGGCCGGTGACGACATCACCCAGGGTCTGCCGCGTGTCGTCGAGCTCTTCGAGGCGCGTCAGCCCAAGGGTGTCGCCCCGATCTCGGAGGCGGCCGGCCGCGTCCGCATCGAGGAGACCGAGAAGACCAAGAAGATCGTCGTCACCCCGGACGACGGCACCGACGAGACGGCGTTCCCGATCTCGAAGCGTGCCCGTCTGCTCGTGGGCGAGGGCGACCACGTCGAGGTGGGCCAGAAGCTCACCGTGGGTGCCACCAACCCGCACGACGTGCTGCGCATCCTCGGTCAGCGTGCGGTCCAGGTCCACCTGGTCGCCGAGGTCCAGAAGGTCTACAACTCGCAGGGCGTGTCGATCCACGACAAGCACATCGAGATCATCATCCGGCAGATGCTGCGCCGTGTGACGATCATCGAGTCCGGCGACGCGGAGCTGCTGCCGGGCGAGCTCGTCGAGCGCTCGAAGTTCGAGACCGAGAACCGTCGTGTGGTCACCGAGGGCGGTCACCCCGCCTCCGGCCGTCCGCAGCTGATGGGTATCACCAAGGCCTCGCTCGCCACCGAGTCGTGGCTGTCGGCGGCGTCCTTCCAGGAGACGACCCGAGTTCTGACGGATGCGGCGATCAACGCCAAGTCCGACAGCCTCATCGGCCTCAAGGAGAACGTCATCATCGGTAAGCTCATCCCGGCCGGTACGGGTCTGTCCCGCTACCGCAACATCCGGGTCGAGCCGACCGAGGAGGCCAAGGCCGCGATGTACTCGGCCGTCGGCTACGACGACATCGACTACTCGCCGTTCGGTTCGGGCTCCGGCCAGGCCGTTCCGCTGGAGGACTACGACTACGGTCCGTACAACCAGTAAGCGAGTCGCTTAGACCGAAGGGCGGTCACCCCGATCACGGGGTGGCCGCCCTTCGGCGTGTCCGGCTAGCGGGCCGCCACCTCCCAGACGGCGACGAGCACACCGGCGCTCGCGGCGAGGGCGGCGATGCTGGCCAGGGGCCAGCGGGCGCGTTCCAGGTCGTCGAGGCGGGCCTCGTGGTCGGCGAGCTGCCGGTCGGTCTGGTCGCTGCGCTGCACGAGCAGCGCGAGGGCTCCGTCGACCCGGGCGAAGCCGGCTTCCAGGGTGCCGCGGAGCCGTTCGAGTTCGAGGGCGACGGCGACGGGGTCGTTCGGGTCAGACTCGGTCATCGGCGCCGCCCTCGGCCGGGGTGCGGGTGGTGCGCAGCCAGGACGGGAGCAGGTCCTGCACCAGGTCGAGGGCCATCACCCGGGTGAGGCCGGCGGAGACGGCCAGTGCCCCGGCGACCCAGGGGAGGGTCTCGGGGAGGCCGGCGGCGTCGACGATCGCGGGGAGCACGACGGCGATGCCGACGGCGGACTGGAGGACGGTACGGGCCGTGCGCTTGGCGGCATCGGACATCGGGGGACTCCTGTGGTGGTGGGTTATGTCGTGTACGGGACCTTCAGCGCGCTCCAGGACGCGGCGCCGGGGAGGCCGTCGGCGTCGGAGCCGCGGAAGCCGAGCTTGTGCTGCCACTTCGCGTAGCTGAGCCGGTCGGCCTCGCTCCAGCGGGGGCCGGGGCCGACGGTGTACGCGGAGCAGCCCTCGGCGACGAGTCGGCGGCCCATGGCCGTGATGACCGGGGAGCTCGTCTCCTTGCGGAAGAACGAGGCGCCCGGGAACGGCTGGAGGCGGGGGGCGGCGGGCTTTCCGCTGCCGGGGGTGTTCTTGGCGGGGGCCTTCATGAGGCGGGTCTGGACGCGCTGGCGCAGGGTCGGCATGCCGAAGCCCTTGGGGTCGGACTTCCAGTCGGACCACTCCAGGTGGCCGATGACGGACTTGGCGCCCCAGCCGTGGGCCCGGCACAGGGCGGCCGAGACGCGTTCGATGGCGTCGAGCTGGGCGGCCGGCCAGGGGTCGCTGCCGTTGCCGAGGTTGACGCACTCGAAGCCGTAGAAGCGGGAGTTGCCGTCGACGGCGCCCCCGCTGCCCTGGTGTTCGCGCGGGGCGGGCGGCCGGTCGCCGTACGTCTCGCTGACCACGGCCCGGAGGACGGACGGGTCGCCGCCGCCGGCGTGGTTGGCGCGGCCGTTGGCGACGAGGTGGACGGTGCCGTCCTTGGCGATGACGCCGTGGCAGAGCGGGCCGGGCAGGCCGGCGTAGCCGTTGAAGCACATCTCGACGGAGGAGGCGGTGCCGCTGGAGACGGTGTGGTGGATCATCACACCGCTGACCGGGCCCCAGGCGCCGGTGTGGTTGCGGTTGTGGGTGCGCCAGCCGGGGTGCTCGACGACGGTGACGCCTTCGGCGCGGAGCGCGGCGAGGAGCCGGTCCGCGGGGAGGGGAGTGGCCATCTGGTGTCCTCCGGACATGAAAAAAGCCCGCGCGGAGGGCGGGCGTGCGGGTGGGGCGTGGCCTGGTGGGCCGGGTGCTACGGGGCGGGTTCGGGCTCCGGGGTCGGGGTCGGCTCGGGTTCCGGGGTCGGCGGGGCCCAGGCCGCGCACAGTGCGGCGCAGTCGGCCCGGCGGGTCTCGAAGTCGGCGAGCGCGGCCGTGACGGCCCGCTGGACGGAGGTCGGGTCGGGGACGACCGGGGCGCCGTCCCGCGCGTCGACGATGATCAGGCCGGAGCCGCGCAGGACGGCGTCGCCGGTGCCCTTCTCGGTGACCTCGGCGGTGACGTACACGGCCGGGTACTGCCCGGTGACCGGGTCGCGCTGGAGGGCGTGGCCCAGGCTGTTGTCGTAGACGCGTACGTCGACGGTGTGGCCGTCCTCGGTGACGGCGGCGCGGCCCGCGTAGTCGATGGCCACGCCCCAGGGCTCGGTGGGGTCGATGTTCAAGGGGTGCTCCTTGTGGTCCGTGCGGTGTGGTCCGTGCGGTCTGCGGCGGGCGGGCGGGTCAGGTCTGGGCGCCGTGGATGAGGACGGGCTGGGCGTAGACGGTGCCGCCGGTGGCCTGGGCCTGGATCTCGATGTTCATGGTCTGGCCGAACCGGGTCTTCATGTCGCCGGGCAGCAGGCCGAGGTAGTCGTAGGTGGTGCCCGCGGTGACCGCGGGGCCGAACGGGACGCTGTCGACGAGGACCCGTACCTTCCCGGTGGCGCCGCTGGAGGCCGCCGTGCTGATGGCGAGCCGCAGCTTCGGCTGCCAGATGGGGTTGGAGCAGCGGGCGATGGTCGTGAAGGCGGCGGCCGTGGTGGAGGGCCACTTGGCCGGGTCGCTGGCCAGGGGCGGCATCAGTTGCAGCCACGGCCGGGCGAGACCGCCGGTCAGGATGTCGTCCGCGAAGATCTCGTGGTTGTAGCCGTCGAAGATCCGGAACAGCGGCCGGGTGATGGTGACGCTCTCGGACGGCGTGGGACGGAACTCGTTGACTGCGGGACGGGTGTTGACCGCGGTCGACAGGGCCTTGAGGCGGCGTTCCATCTGGTTGAGCCGGTCGATGATGTCCTCGGGCAGCTGGGGCATCAGGCCTCCTCAAGGTAGAGCTCGGCGGTGTCGGCCCGGCCGCGTTCCGGCGGGGTGATCTTGACGCCGATGATCCGGTAGCGGGCGTCGAGGCCCTGGGAGTACCACTCGTCGGTGATCCGGATGCGGGCGACGCGGCCGAGCAGCGCCGGCGGGACGATCCCGCCGAGGTGGATGCTGATCGAGGGGATCACCACGGCGCCGCGGGCCTGCGCGAGCTCGGTGGCGGCCACCGAGTCGAGGGCGAGCTGGTCGCTGATCTCGTTGTGGTCCGAGGAGAGGTCGATCAGCGGCCAGCCGTCCACGAGCAGGTCGCTGGCGTACTGCGTGCCGGAGAAGATCGGCCGGGACTCGGCGGCGGCGTTGGCGTTGGTGGAGGCGCCGCGGGCGACGGCGGTGGTGCCGCCGCGGGTCGCGTCGTACGGGAAGGAGTACGACAGGATGACGCCGGGCCGGTCGAAGACCAGGTCGGTCGCGCCGGTGACGATCTTGGGTTCGCCGATCCGGAGCTGCCGGATCCGCTGCCCGGTGACCGGGTCGCGGTAGACCAGGATCTGGTGCTCGAAGCCGTTCTCCGTCGCGGCGAGCTGGTCGAGCGCCTCCAGGTAGACGGTCTCGTCGCCCTTCCGCCACGAGGCGGTCTTCTGGAACTTGGGGATCTCGTTGCCGAAGGTGATCCCGAGGCGGCGGGGTTCCTCGCCCGCGGGGGCGTCGGGGTAGGTCTGGACGTCGAGTTCGCGCCAGAGCCGGCGCGCGATCTCCAGCTGGTCGGTCGGGGTGTCGTAGGTGATGTCGGTACGGATGCGGCGGCGCCCGGCGTACGAGTCGAAGGTCGCGGCCTGGATGCCGAGGGTCAGCACGCCGCGGCCGCTGGACTGCAGGGTGCTGGTCCAGACGATGCCGCCCCACCACAGGTCGCCGCCGCGCTCCAGGTAGACCGCGGTGCGGCCCTCCCGCACCTTCTTGACCCGGTCGGCGATGGCCTTGTCGGGGATGGGGACGGTGCCGGAGAGCGAGCCCGCC is from Streptomyces venezuelae ATCC 10712 and encodes:
- a CDS encoding DNA-directed RNA polymerase subunit beta'; protein product: MLDVNFFDELRIGLATADDIRQWSHGEVKKPETINYRTLKPEKDGLFCEKIFGPTRDWECYCGKYKRVRFKGIICERCGVEVTRAKVRRERMGHIELAAPVTHIWYFKGVPSRLGYLLDLAPKDLEKVIYFAAYMITYVDDERRTRDLPSLEAHVSVERQQIENRRDSDLEARAKKLENDLGELEAEGAKADVRRKVREGAEREMKQLRDRAQREIDRLDEVWSRFKNLKVQDLEGDELLYRELRDRFGTYFDGSMGAAALQKRLESFDLEEEAERLREIIRTGKGQKKTRALKRLKVVSAFLQTANSPKGMVLDCVPVIPPDLRPMVQLDGGRFATSDLNDLYRRVINRNNRLKRLLDLGAPEIIVNNEKRMLQEAVDALFDNGRRGRPVTGPGNRPLKSLSDMLKGKQGRFRQNLLGKRVDYSARSVIVVGPQLKLHQCGLPKAMALELFKPFVMKRLVDLNHAQNIKSAKRMVERGRTVVYDVLEEVIAEHPVLLNRAPTLHRLGIQAFEPQLVEGKAIQIHPLVCTAFNADFDGDQMAVHLPLSAEAQAEARILMLSSNNILKPADGRPVTMPTQDMVLGLFFLTTDGELRDTKGEGRAFGSTAEAIMAFDAGELALQSQIDIRFPVGTVAPRGWVPPVTEEGEPEWQQGDSFRLRTSLGRALFNELLPEDYPFVDYSVGKKQLSEIVNDLAERYPKVIVAATLDNLKAAGFYWATRSGVTVAISDVVVPEAKKAIVKGYEEQDEKVQKQYERGLITKEERTQELIAIWTKATNEVAEAMNANFPKTNPIFMMVDSGARGNMMQMRQIAGMRGLVSNAKNETIPRPIKASFREGLTVLEYFISTHGARKGLADTALRTADSGYLTRRLVDVSQDVIIREEDCGTERGLKLRIAERGADGVLRKTDDVETSVYARMLAEDVVVDGKVIAPANVDLGDVLIDALVGAGVEEVKTRSVLTCESAVGTCAFCYGRSLATGKLVDIGEAVGIIAAQSIGEPGTQLTMRTFHTGGVAGDDITQGLPRVVELFEARQPKGVAPISEAAGRVRIEETEKTKKIVVTPDDGTDETAFPISKRARLLVGEGDHVEVGQKLTVGATNPHDVLRILGQRAVQVHLVAEVQKVYNSQGVSIHDKHIEIIIRQMLRRVTIIESGDAELLPGELVERSKFETENRRVVTEGGHPASGRPQLMGITKASLATESWLSAASFQETTRVLTDAAINAKSDSLIGLKENVIIGKLIPAGTGLSRYRNIRVEPTEEAKAAMYSAVGYDDIDYSPFGSGSGQAVPLEDYDYGPYNQ
- a CDS encoding peptidoglycan-binding protein, yielding MATPLPADRLLAALRAEGVTVVEHPGWRTHNRNHTGAWGPVSGVMIHHTVSSGTASSVEMCFNGYAGLPGPLCHGVIAKDGTVHLVANGRANHAGGGDPSVLRAVVSETYGDRPPAPREHQGSGGAVDGNSRFYGFECVNLGNGSDPWPAAQLDAIERVSAALCRAHGWGAKSVIGHLEWSDWKSDPKGFGMPTLRQRVQTRLMKAPAKNTPGSGKPAAPRLQPFPGASFFRKETSSPVITAMGRRLVAEGCSAYTVGPGPRWSEADRLSYAKWQHKLGFRGSDADGLPGAASWSALKVPYTT